The following are encoded together in the Lactuca sativa cultivar Salinas chromosome 1, Lsat_Salinas_v11, whole genome shotgun sequence genome:
- the LOC111879303 gene encoding F-box/FBD/LRR-repeat protein At1g13570 isoform X1 has product MRVLVFDDQFSKKFAKNGAFGRNGFIRIIIQVLTFHKGPILKFYLHMPNIVLDSFQEVDQFMLLLSRNGVTDLVLTNSNQRYKLPSHVYSCLQLRKLDLENCFFKPPLEFEGFLNLEELFFENIDFAARLCGAKVNLPQLKKLCPETCKKVYNFNIKAIKLWNLTVIACHDAMLLWLLDSPCLFDVVIALQKPIQNFVRVEEMNLATVLSSLPKVRKFCIDSHYLKFLSTEEIPKLLPCELGSLRHLWLLDFELGDLDQLHGALCLIRNSPNLESLHMHMLRVQVEAQVDVGPASDHLESPNCLDCTLNHLETVDMEYLEGSRAELLFMKLLLAYSPFLEDITITPRGVLDALKILDIAKDVMLFPRASSKVKIMLLNPER; this is encoded by the exons ATGAGGGTGCTGGTTTTCGATGACCAGTTCTCTAAAAAGTTTGCAAAAAATGGAGCTTTTGGTCGTAATGGGTTTATAAGGATCATTATCCAAGTCTTGACCTTTCACAAAGGTCCTATCTTGAAATTTTATCTTCATATGCCAAATATAGTTCTTGATAGCTTCCAAGAAGTCGATCAATTCATGCTACTTCTATCAAGAAACGGTGTCACTGACCTTGTCCTTACTAATTCAAATCAACGTTATAAACTTCCTTCTCATGTGTATTCTTGTCTACAATTGAGAAAGTTGGATTTGGAAAACTGTTTCTTTAAGCCACCACTTGAGTTTGAAGGATTTCTCAATCTTGAAGAACTTTTTTTCGAGAATATTGATTTTGCTGCTAGGTTGTGTGGAGCTAAGGTCAACCTACCACAGCTTAAGAAGTTGTGCCCGGAAACGTGCAAAAAAGTTTACAATTTCAACATCAAAGCTATAAAACTGTGGAATTTGACTGTCATTGCATGTCATGATGCCATGTTGCTCTGGTTATTGGACAGTCCATGCCTTTTTGACGTTGTGATTGCTTTGCAGAAGCCCATACAAAATTTTGTACGAGTTGAAGAAATGAATTTGGCCACGGTGTTGAGTAGCTTGCCTAAAGTTAGAAAGTTTTGTATCGACAGTCATTATCTTAAG TTTTTGTCTACAGAAGAGATTCCAAAATTGCTTCCATGTGAGCTTGGTAGTTTAAGGCATCTGTGGTTGCTAGATTTTGAACTTGGTGATTTGGATCAACTTCATGGTGCTCTTTGTTTGATTCGAAACTCACCCAATCTGGAAAGCTTGCATATGCATATGCTGCGTGTGCAGGTG GAGGCTCAAGTTGATGTGGGACCAGCTTCAGATCATTTGGAATCCCCAAACTGTTTGGATTGTACATTGAACCATTTGGAAACTGTGGATATGGAATATTTAGAAGGATCAAGAGCGGAACTGCTTTTTATGAAGCTTCTTCTTGCTTATTCCCCTTTTCTCGAGGACATTACCATCACACCAAGAGGAGTTCTTGATGCTTTAAAAATACTTGACATTGCGAAGGATGTTATGTTGTTCCCTCGAGCCTCATCGAAAGTAAAAATTATGCTCTTGAACCCTGAGAGATAA
- the LOC111879303 gene encoding F-box/FBD/LRR-repeat protein At1g13570 isoform X2 codes for MRVLVFDDQFSKKFAKNGAFGRNGFIRIIIQVLTFHKGPILKFYLHMPNIVLDSFQEVDQFMLLLSRNGVTDLVLTNSNQRYKLPSHVYSCLQLRKLDLENCFFKPPLEFEGFLNLEELFFENIDFAARLCGAKVNLPQLKKLCPETCKKVYNFNIKAIKLWNLTVIACHDAMLLWLLDSPCLFDVVIALQKPIQNFVRVEEMNLATVLSSLPKVRKFCIDSHYLKFLSTEEIPKLLPCELGSLRHLWLLDFELGDLDQLHGALCLIRNSPNLESLHMHMLRVQEAQVDVGPASDHLESPNCLDCTLNHLETVDMEYLEGSRAELLFMKLLLAYSPFLEDITITPRGVLDALKILDIAKDVMLFPRASSKVKIMLLNPER; via the exons ATGAGGGTGCTGGTTTTCGATGACCAGTTCTCTAAAAAGTTTGCAAAAAATGGAGCTTTTGGTCGTAATGGGTTTATAAGGATCATTATCCAAGTCTTGACCTTTCACAAAGGTCCTATCTTGAAATTTTATCTTCATATGCCAAATATAGTTCTTGATAGCTTCCAAGAAGTCGATCAATTCATGCTACTTCTATCAAGAAACGGTGTCACTGACCTTGTCCTTACTAATTCAAATCAACGTTATAAACTTCCTTCTCATGTGTATTCTTGTCTACAATTGAGAAAGTTGGATTTGGAAAACTGTTTCTTTAAGCCACCACTTGAGTTTGAAGGATTTCTCAATCTTGAAGAACTTTTTTTCGAGAATATTGATTTTGCTGCTAGGTTGTGTGGAGCTAAGGTCAACCTACCACAGCTTAAGAAGTTGTGCCCGGAAACGTGCAAAAAAGTTTACAATTTCAACATCAAAGCTATAAAACTGTGGAATTTGACTGTCATTGCATGTCATGATGCCATGTTGCTCTGGTTATTGGACAGTCCATGCCTTTTTGACGTTGTGATTGCTTTGCAGAAGCCCATACAAAATTTTGTACGAGTTGAAGAAATGAATTTGGCCACGGTGTTGAGTAGCTTGCCTAAAGTTAGAAAGTTTTGTATCGACAGTCATTATCTTAAG TTTTTGTCTACAGAAGAGATTCCAAAATTGCTTCCATGTGAGCTTGGTAGTTTAAGGCATCTGTGGTTGCTAGATTTTGAACTTGGTGATTTGGATCAACTTCATGGTGCTCTTTGTTTGATTCGAAACTCACCCAATCTGGAAAGCTTGCATATGCATATGCTGCGTGTGCAG GAGGCTCAAGTTGATGTGGGACCAGCTTCAGATCATTTGGAATCCCCAAACTGTTTGGATTGTACATTGAACCATTTGGAAACTGTGGATATGGAATATTTAGAAGGATCAAGAGCGGAACTGCTTTTTATGAAGCTTCTTCTTGCTTATTCCCCTTTTCTCGAGGACATTACCATCACACCAAGAGGAGTTCTTGATGCTTTAAAAATACTTGACATTGCGAAGGATGTTATGTTGTTCCCTCGAGCCTCATCGAAAGTAAAAATTATGCTCTTGAACCCTGAGAGATAA